The genome window atgcattagTATACATTTAGAAAGTTGTGGCCAGTAAGATTACATTTTTTGAAGtaattaattttattcagcaaggattcaataaattgatcaaattgacagtaaatacatttataatgtgtaATATTACTTAGAcgttaataaaaaatgtttcgaGCATGAAATCAgcatgatttatgaaggatcttgtgacacgaAAGTCTGAAAcaacgatgctaaaaattctgcactgcatcacaggaataaattatatattaaaatataattaaatagaaaacagttcatttaaattgtaataatatttcacatttttactgtttttactttatcaaataaatgcagccttggtgagcaaagcAGACTTTATTCCAAAGCATTAAAATCTTAGTAACCCTGACATTTTGAACAGTAGTTAATGTGGAATTTAACATCAATCAAGATGGAAAGTATTGTTAATTAAATGTAAActacactaaaataaaaacttagTGTTACCACTAATTCACACTGATGTGGTCCATTAATGACCTGTTAAATATAATAGAAAACTCCATTAGAAAGTGATTCAGAAACAGCGACCACATCGTTTCATACAGATGGAATAACTTTATTGTTGTTAGGCGAAAAGTAATCAAGCATGCAAACAGCAGATTCCTCAGCTGCGTAGAATCATCCAACTGTTTTATTGAAAAAACAGAGGAGAAACAATTGAggggggaagaaaaaaaaacagattcaatATCTGTACAGATGAAAGTATAATACAATATATACCACTATTGTACACTGGAATACAATATATCAGGAGGGCAGCAGTCACAGAGAAACAACCTGCGCTTGAGTCTGTGTTACATGAAGCAGTAAAACATTTCTTTTGTGCTGCTCTTTACACCAACAAATATCAATTATGTTCAAGAGCTAATAAACACGCCCACACAGAAAAAGTGCTCTTTTATAGATGTCGTCGACTTAAAAATCAAAAACCAATCTTTTAAAAGCTCATCAAGCCTCCAACATCACGCTTGGCCTTGGACCAAAGTCAGGCCTCGTTCCAATACTCCTGTTTTACAGAAGTGTGTCACTGCAGATCAGAGCCGGGGAGGGTAGAAGTCTCATTAAGGCTGTTAACAACAGGTTTGACCACCTGTTTTTGGCAACACCGGGTTAAACGCAACAGCTCAGCTCAGCAAAGTTTCAATAGATACGAGTTTTTCCATCTGATTTATTCTCTAACCACTGACCAAAGCTCAACAGCTCTATTAATCTGCTTTACTGTAAACTTTTCTCTTTTTTGGTTTATATGAATCAGTCGCCAAGGTGATGAGAAAAATCTCTCTCGaacagaatgttttttttgttcTCAAAAGAAACCGCTTAAACCGTCCTTGACACACATTGCCCTCTACTTCAGCATATTAGTATGGCCTAACACACAAGTAACAACATCACTACAGCGCTGAACTCAGATTATCCTGAAAATATCATCCACTCAGCTACTTTCTGTTTAGATCTTCCCAGAATCTACATTACATTCTGATACTAAGTAAACTTGTATGAATTGTCTTGCACGGAACAGTGTTTAAGGAAGAAAGGACATGCAAAACGCTACAATAAAACCAAATAGGAAGTCTGAATGACTTTGCGCCACACCAAAGGCAACACTGACAAGCTCAAAGGCCAATCGGAGATTACAGTACAGAAACTCTATGATGAGAAAAGTTTCTGTTCTCTGAGTGAGTAGTGGGACGATTAAGTAAAGGTGAAATGCTGCTTTTACCGCGTAGTGTTCTTTGGATAGACTGCGATGAATTGTGGGGTAGAGAAGCGCAAAAGATGACCATATCACTAAACTGATACTGTGTTGAGGACACAAACATATGATCATGGAGACCCTGTTACCTACTAAGCGCACACAGACGCAGGGCTGAAGTTTAGACTCAGTGAGACAGTCAGTGTTTCAAATTGGATTGTGAATTAAGTTGATAAGAGAGCTGTGAACCCAGCAATGAGGGTCAAAGTGCACTTTGATTATTTAAGTACTATATGTGGATACTAGCAAAGCTCAAGGGTGATCCTGAAGGGATCGTTCAaccaaaaaattaaattctgtcaacATTTACTCACAGTCATGTCATTCTGTATGACATTTCTTTCTTTCGTGAAACGCAAAAGATGACATTTGGGTCCAGTGTTATTTTGGACCACACTGACTTTCATTATATGAACAGAAATATCTTTTGAAATTTaaatgacatgatggtgagtaaacgACTAGTTGAACCAtctctttaaaggagaagttcacttccagaacaaacatttagagataatttactcaccaacTCATCATCCAATacattcatgtctttctctcttcagtcgtgaagaaattatgttttttgaggaaaacatttcaggatttctctccatatagtggacttctatggtgcccccgagtttgaactttcgaaatgcagtttaaatgcagcttcaaatggctctaaaccatcccagccaaggaataagggtcttatctagtgaaatgactAATGgttatttataaactttttaacctcaaatgctcatcttgtctagctctgggtAAACTCTGGGTATTCCGGTTtaagatagttagggtatgtcaaaaaaatcctctcatttttatttttccaacttcaaaatcattctacattgctgttttacattttatgtaaagggcgtttgatcttctttgcatgtgcAGCGATATAGGACGATTTTAAGAAAATTACatgagtttttcaacataactgtcttgaaccggaatacacagagttcaagcaaagctagacaagatgagcatctgaggttttaaataaccgattgtttcactagatacgacccgtctttctcagctgggatcatttagacccCTTTGattctgcatttaaactgcattttgaaagttcaatctCACGGTcacaatagaagtccactatatggagaaaaatcctgaaatgtttgcctcaaaaaccaatttctttacgactgaagaaagaaagacaaacatcttggatgacgagggggtgagtaaattatctgtacatttttgttctagaagtgaacttcttttttaaattagtgCGCACCATGTATACATTTTCGGTGGATGAAAGCCGACACTCAATTCCTGTAATAACCACTCCAAATTTCATATCGTAAGACTATTTAAGGAATGCGTTTCATACTCAAAGGACGCGTATGTCAGTAAATCGGCCGCACCATTATTCGTTAGTTGaatcacagtgtgtgtgtgtgtatgtgtgttttgcCAGGAAGCTCACTCTGCTATGCGGGTAATGAAGTATCAAGATTGGTCCATGGGTTCGAAGGTGCTGGGAGGCTCCGTTCCGTGACTTTCCATATCCTCCTGTTTGTCAGGAGCCTCTTCTTCTTCCTTCACATCATGCCTTGCTGCAGCATGCTGGCGCAAGTGTTTGTCCATGGACGCCTGTATGTTTGAGACCATCTCTTGCAGGCGCTGCCGCTGGGCCTCGATCACAGCGGGCTCAAGCCCCAATCCACGGCCCTCGCGTAAAGTGAGCATGCCTGGAGCCACGCGCACCAATTCCTCCCCTGACAACGTTATCTCTTCACCGCGAGCGCTGTTGCTGAGATCCACGCCGCTGCTGTGCTGCCGCCTGATTGGTGGGTGTTCAGGAGGGGCGGAGCCCAATGAGTGACCTTTGCCTTGGAAGGCCGTGACGGTTTGCTCTTTCTTGCGCACTGCGCCGCCAGCACCCAATCGCAGGCCGTGGGCGGGGCTTCCCTCGCGACTGCGGGAAGCGGCGTCTGAGCGGAGTTGGGAAAGGGCCTCCTGGACGAGCTCCTCCACATCAGGGCCCACTGGAAAATGGCCAGCTGTGTCCACACACAGCTCCAAACGCTCCTCCGCAGCATTGAACACAAACGTCTTACCGGACAAGTGGGGCAGTGTGCAGTGCTTTCCGTCTAACAGACCTTAAGACAGAAACAGAGAATGTTAGCACAGTGGATGaaacattttaatagtttttcaattgcattttataaatgtttacaattaggggtgtgcgatatatatTGTCTACGATAATATCATAAATGTTGTTTAATTGATATGCAATTTGATGTCAGAGTATTGagattgataattctaataataaatcaccatattataaaaaaataaaattatttctgaaggatcatgcgacacttaagactggagtaacagctgatgaaaattcagctttgcatcacaggaataaattatattttaaaagcatattaaaataattttatattgtaataacattttgcagtattattgtttttttctgtatttttgatcaaataaatgcaatcttgatgagcagaagagacttatttaaaaaaaattgtgtatatatatcaacaccaaaaaaagacaaagacaaaatacAGAAGGCATATCATCaaacaattgtttaaaaaaaaaagtctaaaggCTTGAAAAAATATGAACTATTTCTAGGTCATATCAAAATAAATTACTTTGTGACATCGACCAGTTGAACTTAGATGGAAAAGGTAAGATATTGAATCTAGTGTAGCACAAGACCATCCTGGAAAACATGATCATCAGGTTTTATACAGTCAGTTTATGCAGCCTGAGTTCTGCTgtcattaaacatttacatttatccaaagcaacttgcaCTGCAATCAAGgtacacatttacattttattttgtatcaGTTGTTGCTTTCCTTGGGAATCAAACCTACAACCTTGGAATTGTTAGTGTCATACTATACTGTTTGAGCTACAGCAAAGCAAAAAAGAGGGACAAACCAAATACTTAGacaatttttgttaatttttcaaTTCAGCTTCTCACTATGCTGTTATGCAAATGGCAAATGTTTTTGGCaacggtcaaaagtttacatacaccttgcagaatctgcaaaatattaatattaatatttccgTTCAATAATAATTGTTcctgagtccattgtttgtcctgaacagttgtttgtcttcagaaaaatccttcaggtcccacaaattctttggtgtttcagcgtttttgtgtatttccaacaatgactgtttgattttaagatccatgtttcacactgaggacaaatgacgGACTATGAGggatatgtaactattacagaatgttcagacgctcactgatgcttcagatggaaacacaatgcaataagtcagggtgaaaacttctgaacagaatgaagatgtgtacacttttcttatttttcctaaatattaatttagtactgccctttagaaactGCAGacgatacttgcatgtttccaaacagataaaataagttacatttactctgatcttcaaattccaaaagttttcacctccagctcttaatgcattgcgtttcctcctgaagcatcagtgagcatttgaatcttctgtaatagtcgcatatgagtccctcagttgtcctcattgtgaaaagatggaattcaaaatcatacagtcattgttgggaagggttcaaatacacaaagattttctaaagaacagcaggcagtttaactgtttaggacaaacaagggactcataaacaactatcacttgaaaaaaaaaacagctgtggatcattcaggtaacaacacaatattaaaaatcaagttaatatacttttgaacaaggtaatttttataaattgaacttttattttctcttgagcACTAtctgtaaacatgttttatgtgaaatatcttattcaattcagcacaacataaaaaataacatgcattttgttatgatccctcttattttggtaaaataataaacaatttgcagattttgcaaggtgtatgcaaacttttggcctcaactgtatGGTCTTgtcaattttgaattttgaaagctcaattcaaattgtgtgtgagaaagtgaaaAAAGACAGATTACCCATATCTTTCTTCACAATATTGTAGAAGACTCCTCCTTGTTGGAATAGATGAGGCAGTTTCTTGGCATATGACCAGACATCTTCACCTGAGAGAAACACAAAGAGAGAGGAGAAGAGAAAACACATTAAACAggcctctctcacacacacacacacacacacatctaataATCAATCATTTCTGATTAAACATGATCTGAAATTACAGAATCATCAACTACATCATCAAATACATAAATAGGCTTTTCACTTAAGTAGATGATAATTCTAGTATGACACAGCCTTCTCATAAAGCAGATCTATAACAGGAAAGTGTATCTTACCCATAAGTGCTGCCAAGAGACAGAGTGATGACATCTCAAGGTCAATGTTGTCTTGAAGTTCCCTGCTACTGGTGCGGCTGAGTCGTGGATCAGAGTGAGCATGCGTTTGAGGTGCATGAGCGTGCGTCTGAGTCATGTGAGCATCAGGCGAGCTCTCTTTCAGCGCTTCCACAGAGATGCGGTCACCATGCTGAAGTGCAACAGGCTGGTTCTGGTCCTCAGGACGCGGAGGGGGCAGCTCTCTAGGCGGGAAGCCGTGTCGGATGCACAGCTGTCCAGGTGACAAGTTGAAGACCTGGACGATGGAGTTCTGGAGCTCACCGTAGGTGGTGTGCGGCTGCAGCGTAAGCATGGCCTGCCGGCCATCGCTGGTTGTTACACGTATCTTCTTCTCTCCGCTGGTGGGCGGCACTTTGGTGGGTGTGGGAGGAGCAGAGGATGATGAAGAGGAAGGAGATGATGGGCGAGGATCCTGCTGGCGCAAGCGGTCCGTGCTACGGCGCTGGGAGAGCGCGGCCTGCTCGCTGATGCTGTGCTGCAAGACTCTTTCGGTTTTGCTCATCACTAGTTCCTCTTTATGCAGGGTTTTGCCCTTCTGCCCCGTCAGGATGATTTTTGTAGGAGGGTGTGTTGCGGATTCACTCCCGTCTCTTCCGTCCTGCACATGAGCTCCTTCGATGGCAACCGGATTGTATTCATCTTGGCTCCTTTTGGCGGTATGATGCAAGATGGTGTTCACCACTTTCTGAACTAGAATCTCACTCCCAAACTCACCAGGGAAGTGCTTTGTGACAAGTCGCATCGTCACATCGTAAACGTTGCTGTTAAGCGTCATATCTGCTTCATACTGAAACCAATAAACGGTCTCTCGGACCACACGGCCAGCCCACTCCAGAGTGATGGGGAAGGCTTCAGGAAGATTGTCATACTCCTTGCCTTCCCAGAAGTGTTTGAACCCACAGCCGCACTTCCCACCCTCAGAGCGAGTGTTAGTACGGTCGCCATCCAAATAGACAACGGAGCCGTCACCCTGAACACGGCGCACTGAAGTTCCGTGACACCAGGTGCAGGCCGTGAGTGAGCTGAGTTTGTAGTCGGGCACTAGCAGATCTTTTTCTGGGTTATAGGAACAAACCAAACTATTTAAGGGAAAGCTGTAATTCTTGTCTGCTCGCAGCGTCCCGTGAGTCGACTTGGCCAAGTTGTAGAGTTTTCCTCCTGGTATGAGCCATTCAGCTGGCACGTGGAGCTCTGAAAGAGCGTTGCAAACAAGGCAGCGATGGAGACGACCTTCCTGAACGGATTTCTTAGCTGCGTCCGTCACCTCCTCCGGCTGCACGCCGATCACTCCTGTGCGCCGATAGATGTACTGGTGGACATCTGCGACTAGAGCGGGGTGGATGCCGTGCTTGTCCATGAAAACATCCTCCATCGCGCCTACAAGGCGCAGCAGGTACTTATCCTGCAGGCTCCGGTCACCCCCGATCACACAGCTTCCACTGGAGTCCAAGCTCACATATTTGCGAATCAACTCTTGAGGAACGCCCCAAGCTTTCGGAAGCAGTGCAGCAGGTAAACGAGGCAAAGGCAAGCCTTTGATTCCCACTAGGGGTAGATAGTGATTTCTGCCAGAGCTACTCCAGGCGATGCAGATGGGCTTGTTCAGAGTGCCATCTTTTCCTCGGCACTGCTCCTCTGGAACCAGGCCTGGTAGGAAGGTGGCGGAGTAATCGCCCGAGCTGCGCATACCGCTCAGGGAGTCCAACAGGATTATAGGTCTGTGGAGTACATTCGCCAGGCCGAATATGTGAATGTTCCTGAGGCCCAAAGGAACGCCTTCTGGAGGGATAAACAGCGGGTCACACTCATTAATGATGTCTTCCCATTCTGCGGCATCAACAAAGTCCTGGAAAAGGGCTTTGTAGCGGCCGAGGTTCTGCTTGAAATTGAGTTTTAGGTTTTCCCGGAGGGCATGCCAAAAGAGCTCACGGCCAACTAACGCCCTGGACACGGCGTGGACCAGGCAGTGTCCGTCTCCGTCCACGTGCACGGGAATAAGACACTCTCTGTTCAAGTTTGCTTTCTTGATCTCCTCCAAAGTGTCATGCAGGTAGATCAGGCTCCCTGACCGGTCCCGTCCATACCCAACAGTGGACACATGCTCTTGCTCGATGAGAAACGCACGGTCCCCAAGAAGCGAGCAGTCGAAAATCTCTCCCTggttcatttctttcaaaagttTGGCAGTGCCTGTCTGTTTGTCCATGCCATAGCGGGTGAGGATGGGAGAGAGCAGCTTGCAGTGATAGTTGGACAGTCCCATCACTTTCACCAGCTCTGAGCCCTTTTTAGGAGGGCCTGGCACACCCAGCAAAGCATTTCTCAGCAAATTATGAAGCACCACATCTGGGTCAGTCACTTCCTCCACATTCGCGAGGTTCTTCTGTTCGTGTCTCTGGCCGCATTCAGTGCACTCGATGCTTATGGAGGTGTGTGCGGGGAAGAAAAGCTTCGCCTGGCACTGCGGGTCCGGGCACATCCCGCATAAAATGCGCCTGTCCTTCTGCTTTGTGCCCGGAATTAACGACATAATCCAATCTAATATATCTTCTGACGCAGCGGTTTACAAAAGCATCGCTGTCTAATCAGTGACGGCCGATAGAAAATTATGTCACCTCACGCAGTTTCTGTTTTCCAGTAACAAACACAACACGGAAGCGGTTCTGTAACAGTGTGACCCTATGGGCGGCACAAGGCATGCTGGGAGATGAAGTTCTTAACCGTCACAGGTCTAGAGGTCTTCTTATGTCTATGCTTCTAAcgacattattttaaaaaacaaccaTTGGAATGTATTCTAATAGTATACAAGATTATTATGGTTTCTTTAATTCACGAAAATGAATATTTGTTTACTACCGTCTGGGGTGAATCatacgataaaaaaaaaaaagtgaaaaataacAAAACTACAATAACCACAATACAAAGAAGGCCAAAGGTTGTGTTGTGTTTATTGAGTTCAGCAATCTTTACATGGGCGTGAGAACAAACTGCAGCTGCACATAAACATACATTGTTTCATACAttgtttctttctctttctttgtaGAAAACGAATGCTTAATGTTTACAGGCTGAAAAGCTTCTATAAGCTATGACAAATAGTATTGTTTATTGCAATGTGATctaatatttataaatttataaaaagtttattttatttattatctatGCAATTCCCATTACAAAAATGCTATTAAATATAATGCGTAATTTGCTGTATGGACGAAATGTTCATAAATTGTCACCTTTAAACAGAATTCCCTTATTTTAAGTCATTTCCAGTACATCATTAATTTCATTGAATTATAAAAATGTTCATAACGAGTATGCTAAATACTAGTACATAAAATGCTGGCTGAAAACATTGTCTTGTTAGAGCaattaactatttttttattttttattttttacaaaaacgtttaaataatatcAGAAcaccataataaataaaatgtaatgtagAGAAAATGTTAATGACtttcagggggaaaaaataattttcatgTGATGCATTTTAAACACTGAATAAACTACTGAGAACATGAATAACGAGTTCCACATAGATAATAGAGAGTacactttagatttttttttaaattatacacAAAAATAACTAATTGTGTGCAGTGAACAGAGCAAACGAATGAAGCAAATTcaattatttactttattatttaattatttaatttatttgtcagATTTAAAACctctatttgattttttttattgctgaaagcaaaaacatacaaaactgtacaaaatacaaaatatcaaCAGTAGGCTAATGCCACTTAAAAAAGGCAATACTAAAAGTAAACcagataaaaacaaataaataaataaacaaataaatacaatagagcGCCATTATATTCCATAAGATTCCTTACACAAATAGACGGAGTTAATTCTAAcagtctttattatttattttattttaagccaCTTCCGGGTTGGCCTAGCAAACGTCACGACAGCTTTTTCCGCTTCTGACAATCCGAGCGTTATATAAATCAGCGTCTGCGAGAGGAAAAGAGGAATAGCGGAAGAGAGGAAGTGAAAGACGGGAAGACTGGAAGAAAGGAATAATAGCGGCGCTCTGTTTCTATTCTGTCACCGGACTAGAGATCAGTGGAATCAGATTATGAACCGATTAACATGTTAGATAAATATACAgtttatttgaaacattaataATTTCCAACATATGAACAGATCCAGATATCAGATGACACATTTTTTACCTTTACCCAATGAAACAGTACATTTTCTGTTGAGATTATTAGTTCGGAATAGAGTTTGTATTAGATAACACCTTAGATTTCGTAAATAAACGATAATTTGCTAACGTGTCTAATATCAATGTGATCCGATCAAATGGTTCTGTCGTGGAGTGGAAAATCAGATGTATCGTGTCGTGTCGACAGAAGATTAAACTGAGTTTTAGCACCAGAAGGAATTCAGAGAGGTGTGTAACTTTTTAACGTCTACTTTTTGTCTCGATGTGTAACGTTAAGCATAACCGGTTACCATGGTAATTGTCTGTAAGGATGGTTTATCGATTATATTTAGAGTATAGAGTATTTAGAGACCTCAACTAAAAATGTCTGCGTGTCATTccattaaaatggaaaatgtcataatttattcatatACACCACTTGTTTGATACTTTGCCTTATGTATAACTTGCTCATGCgttgtatttttcttttcttctattTTCGCTATTAATAATAACTTTCTTTGCATCTATAAATAAAGCTTTTATTGCCATAGTTGCTTAcaatactagtcaaaagtttttgaacagtaacatttttaatgttttttttttaagaagtctcttctgctcaacaagcctgcatttatttgatccaaagaacagcaaaaacagtaaaaattgtgaaatatttttactatttaaaatagctgttttctatttgaatatattttaaaatgtaaattattcctgtggtttcaaagctgaatttttagcattattactacagtcacacaatccttcagaaatcattctaatattctgatttggtgctcaaaaacatgtattattattattattattattattattattattattaagttgaaaacaaccgagtattttttttttcaggtttctttgatgaatataaagttcagaagaacagcataaatgtctttatcatcacttttgatcaacttaaagcatcctatagcatttctataatttcttagtcaaaaaaaaaaaaagaattatactgactccaagcttttgcatGGTATAGTctataatcttacaaaagctttttatttcagatcaaatgctgatctctggatcctcctattcatcaaagaatcctgagaagaAAGGAatcaactgctttaaatattattaataatagtaataataaaaataataaatgtttcttgaacatcaaatgagcatattagaatgatttctgaaggatcatgtgacattgaagactggagtaatgatgcaaaaaaattcagctttgaaatcacagaataaattccattttagaatatattcaaaatagtaaattaatagtaaaaatatttctaaattttactgtttatacTGTACTTTGgctcaaacaaatgcaggcttggagaccagaagagacgtctttaaaaatactacaaatctttttgttcaaaaacgtttgactggtttTTGGATTGTGCTACAGTCTACAatttttatttgttaacattagttaactacattaacaTCAACTACAAAAATACTTCTAAAGTAATATTAAAAGCAGAAgttgtattattatatttaatggaCCTGAGGTAACataaactgaaaatgtaaaaata of Garra rufa chromosome 10, GarRuf1.0, whole genome shotgun sequence contains these proteins:
- the vcpip1 gene encoding deubiquitinating protein VCPIP1; translation: MSLIPGTKQKDRRILCGMCPDPQCQAKLFFPAHTSISIECTECGQRHEQKNLANVEEVTDPDVVLHNLLRNALLGVPGPPKKGSELVKVMGLSNYHCKLLSPILTRYGMDKQTGTAKLLKEMNQGEIFDCSLLGDRAFLIEQEHVSTVGYGRDRSGSLIYLHDTLEEIKKANLNRECLIPVHVDGDGHCLVHAVSRALVGRELFWHALRENLKLNFKQNLGRYKALFQDFVDAAEWEDIINECDPLFIPPEGVPLGLRNIHIFGLANVLHRPIILLDSLSGMRSSGDYSATFLPGLVPEEQCRGKDGTLNKPICIAWSSSGRNHYLPLVGIKGLPLPRLPAALLPKAWGVPQELIRKYVSLDSSGSCVIGGDRSLQDKYLLRLVGAMEDVFMDKHGIHPALVADVHQYIYRRTGVIGVQPEEVTDAAKKSVQEGRLHRCLVCNALSELHVPAEWLIPGGKLYNLAKSTHGTLRADKNYSFPLNSLVCSYNPEKDLLVPDYKLSSLTACTWCHGTSVRRVQGDGSVVYLDGDRTNTRSEGGKCGCGFKHFWEGKEYDNLPEAFPITLEWAGRVVRETVYWFQYEADMTLNSNVYDVTMRLVTKHFPGEFGSEILVQKVVNTILHHTAKRSQDEYNPVAIEGAHVQDGRDGSESATHPPTKIILTGQKGKTLHKEELVMSKTERVLQHSISEQAALSQRRSTDRLRQQDPRPSSPSSSSSSAPPTPTKVPPTSGEKKIRVTTSDGRQAMLTLQPHTTYGELQNSIVQVFNLSPGQLCIRHGFPPRELPPPRPEDQNQPVALQHGDRISVEALKESSPDAHMTQTHAHAPQTHAHSDPRLSRTSSRELQDNIDLEMSSLCLLAALMGEDVWSYAKKLPHLFQQGGVFYNIVKKDMGLLDGKHCTLPHLSGKTFVFNAAEERLELCVDTAGHFPVGPDVEELVQEALSQLRSDAASRSREGSPAHGLRLGAGGAVRKKEQTVTAFQGKGHSLGSAPPEHPPIRRQHSSGVDLSNSARGEEITLSGEELVRVAPGMLTLREGRGLGLEPAVIEAQRQRLQEMVSNIQASMDKHLRQHAAARHDVKEEEEAPDKQEDMESHGTEPPSTFEPMDQS